A genomic stretch from Deltaproteobacteria bacterium includes:
- a CDS encoding chorismate synthase encodes MGNSFGRLFRVTTWGESHGPAVGAVVDGCPPRVALDEAAIQRELDRRRPGQSRLVTQRRESDRVEILSGVFEGLTLGTPIALLVRNEDARGGDYDEMRTKYRPSHADYTYDAKYGIRAWPGGGRASARETVGRVAAGAIARRVLAAAGIDIVAWVDQVGTLRADVDAMAVTADDVDRTPVRCPDAGAAAHMMDAIAAARRDGDSLGGIVRVVARGVPPGLGDPVFDKLDADLAKAMMSLPAAKGVEIGSGFAGAAMRGSEHNDLFYRDGERVRTRTNRSGGIQGGISNGEAIDVRVAFKPTATILRPQATVDVEGNDTTIAPRGRHDPCVLPRAVPIVEAMAAIVLCDHWLRQRAIAEGSAR; translated from the coding sequence ATGGGCAACAGTTTCGGCAGGTTGTTCCGGGTGACGACCTGGGGCGAATCCCACGGGCCGGCCGTGGGGGCGGTTGTGGACGGCTGCCCGCCGCGCGTGGCCCTCGACGAGGCCGCGATCCAGCGCGAACTCGACCGCCGCCGCCCGGGGCAGTCGCGCCTGGTCACCCAGCGCCGGGAATCCGACCGGGTCGAAATCCTGTCGGGCGTGTTCGAAGGCCTCACCCTCGGCACGCCGATCGCGCTGCTGGTTCGCAACGAGGACGCGCGCGGCGGCGACTACGACGAGATGCGGACCAAGTACCGGCCGTCGCACGCCGACTACACCTACGACGCCAAGTACGGCATCCGCGCGTGGCCGGGCGGCGGACGCGCGAGTGCGCGCGAGACGGTCGGCCGGGTCGCCGCCGGAGCCATCGCCCGGCGCGTCCTCGCCGCGGCCGGCATCGACATCGTCGCGTGGGTCGACCAGGTCGGCACGCTGCGGGCCGACGTCGACGCGATGGCGGTCACCGCCGACGACGTGGACCGCACGCCCGTCCGGTGTCCAGACGCGGGCGCGGCGGCGCACATGATGGACGCGATCGCCGCCGCCCGCCGCGACGGCGACTCGCTCGGCGGCATCGTGCGGGTCGTCGCGCGCGGTGTGCCGCCGGGGCTCGGCGACCCCGTATTCGACAAGCTCGACGCGGACCTGGCGAAGGCGATGATGAGCCTGCCGGCGGCCAAGGGCGTCGAGATCGGCTCGGGCTTCGCGGGCGCGGCGATGCGCGGCTCCGAGCACAACGACCTGTTTTATCGCGACGGAGAGCGCGTGCGCACCCGCACCAACCGATCCGGCGGCATCCAGGGCGGCATCAGCAACGGCGAGGCGATCGACGTCCGCGTGGCGTTCAAGCCGACGGCGACGATCCTGCGGCCGCAGGCGACCGTCGACGTCGAGGGCAACGACACGACGATCGCGCCGCGCGGTCGCCACGACCCGTGCGTGCTGCCGCGCGCCGTCCCGATCGTCGAGGCGATGGCGGCCATCGTGCTGTGCGACCACTGGCTGCGCCAGCGCGCGATCGCCGAGGGCTCGGCGCGGTGA
- a CDS encoding electron transfer flavoprotein subunit alpha/FixB family protein — MVAGVVVFIEREGDRPARASLEVLGEGRLIASTLGAPLVAVTAGPPDADARDDRDALGRRGADRVVALRGAALGAPTAWQPHGAALYDAIEPARPLLILMAATPAGRDIAPRLAARLGGAFVAEPSIECGPRGDLVLSRPLFHARWLRRLTVTEIDRPVVATVSTGAFAPSRGRAGDAQLQWIDVPVRAAAPLAVLDETDDDGADLDRATVVVTVGAGVRSDRDVALVRDLAERLGGAFGATGSACAAGLAPRSREVGVGARHVAPRLYVACAASGSLAHLGAVAADAEIVAINTDPAAPIFRVASYGVIGPVGDVVPALIEAVP, encoded by the coding sequence TTGGTGGCTGGCGTCGTCGTCTTCATCGAACGCGAGGGGGATCGGCCCGCACGCGCGTCGCTCGAAGTGCTGGGCGAGGGCCGCCTGATCGCGTCGACCCTGGGCGCGCCGCTCGTGGCCGTCACCGCGGGGCCGCCGGACGCCGATGCGCGGGACGACCGCGATGCGCTGGGACGCCGCGGGGCCGATCGGGTCGTCGCGCTGCGGGGGGCGGCCCTCGGCGCGCCCACCGCGTGGCAGCCGCACGGCGCGGCGCTGTACGATGCGATCGAGCCGGCGCGGCCGCTGCTGATCCTGATGGCGGCCACTCCGGCCGGCCGCGACATCGCGCCGCGCCTGGCCGCCCGGCTCGGCGGCGCGTTCGTGGCCGAGCCGTCGATCGAGTGCGGGCCGCGCGGCGATCTCGTGCTGTCGCGACCGCTGTTTCACGCGCGGTGGCTGCGCCGCCTGACCGTCACCGAAATCGACCGGCCCGTCGTCGCCACCGTGTCGACCGGCGCGTTCGCCCCGAGCCGCGGCCGCGCCGGAGACGCGCAGCTTCAGTGGATCGACGTGCCGGTCCGCGCCGCCGCGCCGCTGGCCGTCCTCGACGAGACCGACGACGACGGCGCGGACCTGGATCGCGCGACGGTCGTCGTCACCGTCGGCGCCGGCGTCCGGAGCGACCGCGACGTCGCCCTCGTCCGCGACCTCGCCGAGCGGCTCGGCGGAGCGTTCGGCGCGACCGGATCCGCGTGCGCCGCCGGCCTCGCGCCCCGATCGCGGGAAGTCGGCGTCGGCGCGCGGCACGTCGCACCGCGGCTGTACGTCGCGTGTGCGGCGTCCGGTTCGCTCGCCCACCTCGGCGCCGTCGCCGCCGACGCCGAGATCGTCGCGATCAACACCG
- a CDS encoding non-heme iron oxygenase ferredoxin subunit, producing the protein MDLAEPAAIEGLAPGAPVDRPTVRQALRRARPGCVVPARLGRRPVALVVLPDGSAYAVDDRCPHDGGPLSSGFVDGGALVCDRHGWEVDVCTGRCPLRPGAGVASRRVR; encoded by the coding sequence CTGGATCTCGCAGAGCCGGCGGCAATCGAGGGTCTCGCCCCCGGCGCGCCGGTCGACCGGCCGACGGTGCGGCAGGCGCTGCGGCGCGCCCGACCCGGCTGCGTCGTGCCCGCCCGGCTCGGCCGCCGGCCGGTCGCGCTGGTCGTGCTGCCGGATGGCAGCGCGTACGCGGTCGACGACCGCTGCCCGCACGACGGCGGGCCGCTGTCGTCCGGCTTCGTCGACGGCGGCGCGCTCGTGTGCGACCGGCATGGTTGGGAGGTCGACGTCTGTACCGGCCGGTGCCCGTTGCGCCCCGGCGCCGGCGTGGCGTCCCGCCGGGTGCGCTGA